One region of Dryobates pubescens isolate bDryPub1 chromosome 20, bDryPub1.pri, whole genome shotgun sequence genomic DNA includes:
- the TEKT2 gene encoding tektin-2: MATLSVKPGQRYSVPDWHTNSHLISADAERQRSASHQVRQEARALRNETNSQTKWDEHDNQTRLADRISSVNRWKEKLDKCLADIDAEIDALAKVKEAAERALQAKNLSLDVSIECLTLRESRRAVDVVRDPVEEELHKEVKMINKAKRELQEKVTEAFQQLCHLQEARQRLSCDHRHKMEALEIDRICLSLNVNSPNISFKVNPTRIPSGTITLEEWEQYSRDNKEHAEAEMKASRQLREAAVLTIAQTNNELEAQRVATEFAFRKRIRDMERAYDELKWQEQNTLEEIAELEEDIRRLEEDLRRKAQDLKVAHTRLETRTYRPEEELCRDQAQYGLTDEVHQLEATIRALKQKLAESQHALDALYRQLYRIQTDLGYKANSLVLDNKCMDSRRKLVVPAEKFVPEVDTFNRTTNRELESKQLEVA, from the exons ATGGCCACGCTGAGCGTGAAGCCAGGGCAGCGCTACTCCGTGCCAGACTGGCACACCAACTCCCATCTCATCTCAGCCGATGCTGAGCGCCAGCGCTCTGCTTCCCACCAAGTCCGGCAGGAAGCCCGAGCCCTCCGCAACGAAACCAACAGCCAG ACGAAATGGGATGAGCATGACAACCAAACCCGGCTGGCTGATCGTATCAGCAGCGTGAACAGAtggaaggagaagctggacaaATGCCTCGCAGACATAGATGCGGAAATCGATGCCTTAGCCAAA GTGAAGGAGGCAGCAGAACGTGCCCTGCAGGCAAAGAACTTGTCTTTGGATGTGTCCATTGAGTGCCTGACACTCCGGGAGAGTCGCCGTGCTGTCGATGTGGTGAGAGACCctgtggaggaggagctgcacaaGGAGGTGAAGATGATCAACAAAGCcaagagagagctgcaggagaaagtGACTGAAGCCTTccaacagctctg ccacTTGCAGGAGGCTCGCCAGCGGCTGAGCTGTGACCACCGGCACAAGATGGAAGCCCTGGAAATCGACCGTATCTGCTTGTCCCTCAACGTGAACTCTCCCAACATCTCCTTCAAAGTCAACCCAACACGGATCCCCAGCGG AACAATTACGCTCGAGGAGTGGGAACAGTACAGCCGAGACAACAAGGAGCACGCCGAGGCAGAAATGAAAGCCTCCAGACAGCTCcgagaggcagcagtgctgaccATTGCCCAG ACAAACAATGAGCTGGAGGCTCAGCGTGTGGCCACTGAGTTTGCCTTTCGCAAGAGGATTAGAGACATGGAGAGAGCCTACGATGAGCTGAAGTGGCAGGAGCAGAAT ACCCTTGAGGAAAttgctgagctggaggaggacatCCGGCGCTTGGAGGAAGATCTTCGGCGCAAAGCACAAGATCTGAAAGTGGCACACACCCGCCTGGAGACCCGCACCTACCGTCCtgaggaggagctctgcagggacCAG GCCCAGTATGGGCTGACAGATGAGGTCCACCAGCTGGAGGCGACCATCCGTGCGCTCAAGCAGAAGCTGGCAGAATCACA GCACGCCTTGGATGCTCTTTACAGACAGCTTTACCGCATTCAGACCGATCTTGGCTACAAAGCCAATTCCTTAGTGCTGGACAACAAGTGCATGGACAGCCGCAGAAAACTTGTGGTTCCTGCTGAGAAATTTGTGCCAGA